Proteins from one Chitinophaga oryzae genomic window:
- the sucC gene encoding ADP-forming succinate--CoA ligase subunit beta, protein MNLHEYQAKELLKKYNVPVQEGIPVETPEAAAEAYKQLKVQYGNEFAVVKAQIHAGGRGKGKIRGTEQRGVAVGKNAEDVKTIAGNILGGTLVTIQTGEAGKLVNKVLVAQDVYYPGPNPVKEFYLSILLDRAKGQNVIMYSTEGGMDIEEVAHSTPEKIYKEWVKPNMPLQPFQARNIAFNFGLSGEAFKNMVKFVTNLYNAYVGLDCSMLEINPLFKTSDEKIIAVDAKVNLDDNALMRHPDLEALRDITEEDPTEVEAGKYNLNFVKLDGNVGCMVNGAGLAMATMDMIKLSGGDPANFLDVGGTANAQTVEAGFRIILKDPKVKAILINIFGGIVRCDRVAQGVIDAYKSIGNINVPIIVRLQGTNAKEAKELIEASGLKVQSATLLSEAADLVNKALN, encoded by the coding sequence ATGAACTTACACGAGTACCAGGCTAAAGAACTGTTGAAAAAATATAATGTACCGGTTCAGGAAGGTATTCCGGTAGAAACACCGGAAGCAGCTGCCGAAGCTTACAAGCAACTGAAGGTGCAATACGGTAATGAGTTTGCAGTGGTTAAAGCGCAAATTCACGCTGGTGGACGCGGTAAAGGTAAAATCCGTGGAACTGAGCAGAGAGGTGTGGCAGTTGGGAAAAATGCGGAAGATGTGAAAACCATTGCAGGTAACATCCTGGGTGGCACACTGGTGACTATCCAGACCGGAGAAGCAGGCAAGCTGGTGAACAAAGTGCTGGTAGCACAGGACGTATACTACCCGGGCCCCAACCCGGTAAAGGAATTTTACCTGTCTATCCTGCTGGACCGCGCCAAAGGCCAGAATGTGATCATGTATTCTACCGAAGGCGGTATGGATATCGAAGAAGTAGCACACAGTACTCCTGAGAAAATATACAAAGAGTGGGTAAAACCCAATATGCCCCTGCAGCCATTCCAGGCCCGTAACATCGCGTTCAACTTCGGTCTGAGCGGCGAAGCGTTCAAAAACATGGTGAAATTTGTGACCAACCTGTACAACGCTTACGTAGGACTGGACTGCAGCATGCTGGAAATCAACCCGTTATTCAAAACCAGCGATGAAAAAATCATTGCCGTTGACGCCAAAGTAAACCTGGACGACAACGCCCTGATGCGTCATCCCGACCTGGAAGCGCTCCGCGACATCACCGAAGAAGATCCGACAGAAGTAGAAGCAGGTAAATACAACCTCAACTTCGTAAAACTGGACGGTAACGTAGGTTGTATGGTAAACGGCGCCGGTCTGGCCATGGCTACCATGGACATGATCAAACTGAGCGGCGGCGATCCGGCCAACTTCCTGGACGTAGGCGGTACTGCCAACGCACAAACGGTAGAAGCAGGCTTCCGCATCATCCTGAAAGACCCGAAAGTAAAAGCCATCCTGATCAATATCTTCGGCGGTATCGTTCGTTGCGACAGGGTTGCTCAGGGTGTTATCGACGCTTACAAATCTATCGGCAACATCAACGTGCCGATCATTGTACGCTTACAAGGCACCAACGCCAAAGAAGCAAAAGAACTGATCGAAGCCAGCGGCCTGAAAGTACAGTCTGCTACCCTCCTCAGCGAAGCAGCTGACCTGGTAAACAAAGCACTGAACTAA
- a CDS encoding purine-nucleoside phosphorylase translates to MSELTDQIKAAGDYIRKHWQETPVAGVILGSGLGNLTKEIERSIEISYRDIPHFPESTVEGHSGKLILGYMQGKPIVAMAGRFHYYEGFSMKQVTFPVRVMKELGIHTLFISNAAGGMNQQFKVGDLMVIRDHINLQPEHPLRGRNENTLGPRFPDMSEPYSKALIQAAHEIAAANNISLHTGVYVGVQGPSFETRAEYKYMHIIGGDAVGMSTVPEVIVAAHAGLKVFAMSVITDIGIREEENVITHEEVLEAANAAEPKLTLIFSELIRQL, encoded by the coding sequence ATGAGTGAATTAACGGACCAGATCAAAGCAGCTGGTGATTATATCCGGAAGCACTGGCAGGAAACGCCTGTAGCGGGGGTGATATTGGGAAGCGGGCTGGGTAACCTGACCAAAGAGATAGAACGGAGCATCGAAATATCTTATCGTGATATTCCACATTTCCCGGAATCCACTGTGGAAGGGCATTCAGGAAAACTGATCCTGGGATATATGCAGGGTAAGCCCATAGTGGCCATGGCCGGCAGATTCCACTATTATGAAGGTTTTTCCATGAAACAGGTCACTTTCCCGGTGAGGGTGATGAAAGAGCTGGGCATCCATACCCTGTTCATTTCCAATGCTGCCGGGGGGATGAACCAGCAGTTTAAGGTGGGCGACCTGATGGTGATCAGGGACCATATCAACCTGCAACCGGAACATCCGCTGCGTGGCCGTAACGAAAATACACTGGGCCCCCGTTTCCCGGATATGAGCGAACCCTATTCCAAAGCGCTGATCCAGGCGGCCCATGAAATTGCCGCTGCCAACAATATTTCACTGCATACAGGCGTATATGTGGGCGTACAGGGACCTTCCTTTGAGACAAGGGCGGAATACAAATACATGCACATCATCGGTGGCGACGCGGTAGGGATGAGCACTGTACCGGAGGTGATCGTAGCGGCGCACGCCGGGCTGAAAGTCTTTGCCATGAGCGTTATTACCGATATCGGCATCCGTGAAGAGGAAAATGTGATCACCCACGAGGAGGTACTGGAAGCGGCCAATGCGGCAGAACCCAAGCTTACGCTTATCTTTAGTGAATTAATCCGGCAACTATAA
- a CDS encoding putative porin, with amino-acid sequence MAQFNTGRFGGMGGGGGGSSKMQRDTMHHHEEPDTLTLTYRYLGEPTDFTIDSSVADFNIDFLKVPANYMTLGNSGSAARNIIFTPLMKPGFDAGFHAYDIYGNSHANARFYNTNRPYSELNYLVGSKQEQVIGVTHTQNRTDRFNFAFDYRKVNAPGFYRSQTTNHDTYRLTARYQSKNKRANTYFSFYYNKLQGGENGGIKSDTFLSNDKYKNRQAIGVNLGNQEVGQYAFFGTKIPVKSQYQQTGLLIQQQYDWGRGDTLHINDTTDYYRYRPIFRVQYTFNYQNDNYQFIDNNQDTTFYTRHYGFDFITRDTIHAQHKWKTISNDLSLIQFPVLGNLGHFINLGARFESITGTFLDADINFTNLALHGEYRNKTRNKLWDFSARGEFYVVGQNIGDYSIYGSLRRHINDLLGDVKLSVSNVNREPSYVYKFFNSNRDTWYNSTTAKENTTQLQFAAENSKLQYNLAVNYFLFTNYTYLKDYYHSAQATNLFNLLQVVFSKKFNIRPFSWYAEVAFQQRHGEGPLNVPTIWTRHRFSFEKLLYRNLNLMTGLEFRYNTSYYADDYSPLLGQFVYQNTTNVKYNAPDISAFAHFRIKSFSAFVRAENLNVFFAENNHAAPLYPYNNFAFRLGLRWWFIN; translated from the coding sequence ATGGCACAGTTCAATACCGGACGTTTCGGGGGTATGGGCGGCGGTGGCGGCGGTTCCAGCAAAATGCAGCGCGATACCATGCACCACCACGAAGAGCCGGACACCCTTACATTGACTTACCGCTACCTCGGCGAGCCGACAGATTTTACCATCGACTCCTCTGTGGCGGATTTCAATATCGACTTCCTGAAAGTGCCGGCCAACTACATGACGCTGGGCAACAGCGGTTCGGCTGCCCGCAATATTATCTTTACGCCGCTGATGAAACCCGGCTTCGATGCCGGCTTCCATGCTTACGATATCTATGGTAACAGTCACGCTAATGCCCGGTTTTATAACACCAACCGGCCCTACTCCGAACTGAACTACCTCGTAGGCAGCAAACAGGAACAGGTGATCGGGGTAACGCACACGCAGAACCGCACGGACCGTTTCAACTTTGCCTTCGATTACAGGAAAGTGAACGCCCCCGGCTTTTACCGCTCACAAACCACCAACCACGATACCTACCGGCTGACCGCCCGCTACCAGAGTAAAAACAAAAGAGCCAATACCTATTTTAGCTTTTATTATAATAAGCTCCAGGGCGGCGAAAACGGCGGTATCAAAAGCGATACCTTCCTGTCCAACGACAAGTACAAAAACCGCCAGGCCATTGGTGTAAACCTTGGTAACCAGGAAGTGGGCCAGTATGCTTTCTTCGGCACCAAAATCCCCGTGAAATCGCAGTACCAGCAAACAGGACTGCTGATTCAGCAACAGTACGACTGGGGCCGCGGCGATACCCTGCACATCAACGACACAACGGACTATTACCGTTACCGGCCCATTTTCCGGGTACAGTATACGTTCAACTACCAGAACGACAACTATCAGTTCATCGACAATAACCAGGATACTACCTTTTATACACGGCATTACGGGTTTGACTTCATCACCCGGGACACCATCCATGCCCAGCACAAATGGAAAACAATATCCAATGACCTGTCACTGATACAGTTTCCTGTACTGGGCAACCTGGGACACTTCATCAACCTCGGCGCCCGGTTTGAAAGCATTACCGGTACTTTCCTCGATGCAGACATCAACTTCACCAACCTCGCGCTGCATGGTGAATACCGCAACAAAACCCGGAATAAGCTGTGGGATTTCTCTGCCCGTGGTGAGTTTTACGTAGTAGGGCAGAATATCGGGGATTACAGTATCTACGGTAGCCTGCGCCGGCATATCAACGACCTGCTGGGAGATGTTAAACTCTCTGTCAGCAACGTTAACCGGGAGCCTTCCTACGTCTATAAGTTTTTCAACAGCAACCGCGATACCTGGTACAACAGCACCACCGCCAAGGAAAATACCACCCAGTTGCAGTTTGCCGCTGAAAATAGCAAGCTGCAGTATAATCTGGCGGTGAACTATTTCCTGTTTACCAACTACACTTACCTGAAAGACTACTATCACAGCGCACAGGCCACCAACCTGTTTAACCTGCTGCAGGTAGTATTCAGCAAGAAATTCAACATCCGTCCGTTCTCCTGGTATGCAGAAGTAGCTTTCCAGCAACGCCACGGCGAAGGGCCGCTCAATGTGCCCACCATCTGGACACGCCACCGCTTTTCCTTCGAAAAACTGCTGTACCGGAACCTGAACCTGATGACAGGGCTGGAATTCCGCTACAATACTTCGTATTACGCTGACGACTATTCTCCGTTGCTCGGACAGTTCGTGTATCAGAACACCACCAACGTGAAATACAACGCACCGGATATTTCCGCGTTTGCCCATTTCCGCATCAAGTCTTTCTCCGCCTTCGTGCGCGCAGAAAACCTGAATGTGTTCTTTGCTGAAAATAATCACGCCGCCCCGCTGTACCCGTACAATAACTTCGCCTTCAGGCTGGGACTGCGCTGGTGGTTTATCAATTAA
- a CDS encoding HYC_CC_PP family protein, producing the protein MKRFFAIFFAFLYTLLTSGFTVNVHYCMGKLASVKLQNVSDKDQCKKCGRPVKSMDCCKNEAKFCKVTTSHQAAKALQQDAPVSADLQLPVKILQTPSLSALQLHHSSYPHDPPDMGAATPVFLRNCVFLI; encoded by the coding sequence ATGAAACGTTTTTTTGCCATATTTTTTGCTTTCCTCTACACGCTGTTAACCAGCGGGTTTACGGTGAACGTGCATTATTGCATGGGCAAACTGGCGTCCGTAAAGCTGCAGAACGTCTCCGATAAGGACCAATGCAAGAAGTGCGGCCGCCCGGTAAAAAGTATGGACTGCTGTAAAAACGAGGCAAAGTTCTGTAAGGTGACCACCTCTCACCAGGCGGCCAAAGCCCTTCAGCAGGATGCGCCGGTATCTGCCGACTTGCAGCTGCCGGTAAAAATCCTTCAAACGCCGTCTCTGTCTGCCTTACAGCTGCATCATAGCAGCTATCCGCATGATCCCCCCGATATGGGCGCTGCCACGCCCGTTTTCCTGCGCAACTGCGTTTTCCTGATCTGA
- a CDS encoding heavy-metal-associated domain-containing protein — translation MKILSVILLALGLSFGAQAQYKKASLQASGLTCAMCSRATLESLQTLPFVDKIDTDLDNTTFILHFKQGAAVNIDAIKQKVEDAGFSVGKLVVTASFSDVKVQNDAHVPFAGSTLHFMQVKDQVLNGDKDITVIDKDFVSAKQFKKYATETTMPCYKTGVMADCCTPHDAKASKRIYHVTI, via the coding sequence ATGAAAATATTATCTGTTATCTTACTCGCATTAGGACTTTCCTTTGGCGCTCAGGCGCAATATAAAAAAGCCAGTCTGCAGGCTTCCGGCCTCACCTGCGCTATGTGTTCACGGGCTACCCTGGAATCGCTCCAGACCCTGCCATTTGTGGACAAAATAGACACCGACCTTGACAACACCACTTTTATCCTGCATTTTAAACAGGGGGCGGCTGTCAATATTGACGCCATTAAGCAGAAAGTGGAAGACGCCGGTTTCTCTGTTGGCAAACTGGTAGTGACCGCCAGCTTCAGCGATGTGAAGGTGCAAAACGATGCCCATGTGCCTTTTGCGGGCAGCACCCTGCATTTTATGCAGGTAAAAGACCAGGTGCTGAACGGCGACAAAGACATTACGGTGATCGACAAGGATTTTGTTTCTGCCAAACAGTTTAAAAAATACGCAACTGAAACCACGATGCCCTGCTATAAGACAGGGGTAATGGCTGACTGCTGCACACCGCACGACGCCAAGGCTTCCAAAAGGATCTATCACGTCACTATTTAA
- a CDS encoding helix-turn-helix domain-containing protein has product MKTDLFIKNMVCPRCIKVVKSVLEAVPFTVTDIQLGKATVDGKVTEQQLQAVSVALQAEGFLLIDDKKQQLVAAIKNIVVETVHYSELDDMRENFSTLLAGKLQKDYHYLSSLFSEMEGVTIEQYIIQQKIERVKELLDYNELSLSEISYKMGYSSVAHLSAQFKKVTGLTPSQFKQLKTPKRIPLDKL; this is encoded by the coding sequence GTGAAAACAGATCTGTTCATAAAAAATATGGTTTGTCCGCGCTGTATTAAGGTAGTCAAATCAGTGCTGGAAGCCGTACCGTTCACCGTCACAGACATTCAGCTGGGCAAAGCCACCGTGGATGGAAAGGTGACTGAACAACAATTGCAGGCAGTTTCAGTTGCTTTGCAGGCGGAAGGCTTTCTGCTGATAGACGATAAAAAGCAGCAACTGGTGGCTGCCATCAAAAATATCGTTGTAGAAACCGTCCATTATTCAGAGCTGGATGACATGAGAGAAAATTTCTCCACCCTGCTGGCCGGCAAGCTGCAAAAAGACTATCATTACCTGAGCAGCCTTTTTTCCGAAATGGAAGGAGTGACCATCGAGCAGTATATCATTCAGCAAAAAATTGAACGGGTGAAAGAGCTGCTGGACTACAACGAGTTGAGTTTAAGTGAAATCAGTTATAAGATGGGGTACAGCAGCGTGGCGCACCTGTCGGCGCAGTTCAAAAAAGTGACCGGCCTGACGCCCAGCCAGTTCAAACAACTGAAAACACCCAAGCGTATTCCCCTTGATAAACTATAG
- a CDS encoding L,D-transpeptidase family protein — translation MCLLLACGHGKKHATPKKKQIVANIRQLDEVVKESITERLSAIQDNDGLMEDSLPAFRPEALQEFYKEKENASRWSKDGVPNAAAATMIDAIKQAEDVGLLPARYHEPALNTAWEQLSNDPAAKKDAALWARMDVMLTDAFMRMASDLRFGAAPRDSVTLKADSLFTDTELTAKLHQVLEQGEVTTLLHDLEPTHPGYVALKEGIRTFKEKYAGYHWDTLPLNYTDTPAFRLMVVDRLVQSGHLDTTGKEIDSALIKTGVKAFQKEFNIYPDGVPGKRTVMALNRSVHDWVMQAAVNLDRWRKLPDTLPKQYIMVNLPGYTLQVVDSGEVKLESRVIVGTPRTRTPILNSYMTNFMLFPYWRVPYSIVFKEMLPAIKKDVGYLAAKNLEVIDASGNAVDPHTIDWSKLSKGHFPYVLRQMDGLDNSLGIMKFNFRNKYSVYLHDTNNRGLFKNSMRAMSHGCVRVQQWDSLAQYLVSSPDTANHRGDSIRAWIDREEKRQVDLTRRVPIYFRYFTAEGKDGTLVFYDDIYAEDKVVRRQMGL, via the coding sequence ATGTGTTTGTTATTAGCTTGTGGACATGGAAAGAAGCACGCAACCCCCAAAAAGAAACAGATTGTCGCCAACATCCGGCAGCTGGACGAAGTGGTCAAAGAAAGTATCACCGAACGCTTGTCAGCTATTCAGGACAATGATGGTTTGATGGAAGACAGTCTTCCCGCCTTCCGGCCCGAAGCCTTGCAGGAGTTTTACAAAGAAAAGGAAAATGCCAGCCGCTGGTCGAAAGACGGTGTGCCAAATGCTGCTGCCGCCACCATGATAGATGCTATCAAACAGGCGGAAGACGTAGGCCTGCTGCCGGCGCGTTACCATGAACCTGCATTGAACACCGCCTGGGAACAACTCAGCAACGATCCTGCCGCCAAAAAAGACGCTGCCTTGTGGGCACGGATGGACGTTATGCTGACCGACGCTTTTATGCGAATGGCGTCTGACCTGCGTTTCGGAGCAGCGCCACGCGACAGCGTTACGCTGAAAGCCGATTCCCTGTTCACCGACACAGAACTGACAGCCAAACTCCATCAGGTGCTGGAGCAGGGAGAGGTAACCACCCTGCTGCATGACCTCGAGCCCACACATCCCGGCTATGTGGCGCTGAAAGAAGGCATCCGCACTTTCAAGGAAAAATACGCCGGCTACCACTGGGACACCTTACCGCTGAACTATACGGATACACCCGCTTTCCGCCTGATGGTCGTTGACCGCCTGGTACAGAGCGGCCACCTGGACACTACCGGCAAAGAAATAGACAGTGCCCTGATAAAGACAGGCGTAAAAGCCTTTCAGAAAGAATTTAATATCTATCCGGACGGCGTGCCCGGTAAAAGGACCGTCATGGCCCTGAACCGCTCGGTACACGACTGGGTGATGCAGGCTGCCGTAAACCTCGACCGCTGGCGCAAACTCCCGGATACGCTGCCTAAGCAGTATATCATGGTTAACCTGCCTGGCTATACGCTGCAGGTGGTGGATAGCGGGGAAGTAAAGCTGGAATCACGGGTAATCGTGGGGACGCCGCGTACGCGTACGCCTATCCTGAACTCCTACATGACCAACTTCATGTTGTTCCCTTACTGGCGCGTGCCCTACAGCATTGTGTTTAAAGAGATGCTGCCGGCTATTAAGAAAGACGTGGGATACCTGGCCGCTAAAAACCTGGAGGTGATCGATGCGTCCGGCAACGCCGTAGATCCGCATACGATAGACTGGAGCAAGTTGTCGAAAGGGCACTTCCCGTATGTATTACGACAGATGGACGGGCTGGACAATTCACTGGGCATTATGAAGTTCAACTTCCGCAACAAATACAGCGTATACCTGCATGATACCAACAACCGCGGGCTGTTTAAAAACTCAATGCGCGCCATGAGTCATGGTTGCGTGCGGGTGCAACAGTGGGACAGCCTGGCGCAGTACCTGGTGTCTTCACCGGACACCGCAAACCACAGAGGCGACAGCATCCGCGCCTGGATTGACCGGGAGGAGAAACGGCAGGTAGACCTTACCCGTCGTGTCCCGATCTACTTCCGTTATTTCACTGCAGAAGGAAAAGACGGCACCCTTGTATTTTACGATGATATCTATGCAGAAGATAAAGTAGTACGCAGGCAGATGGGACTGTAG
- a CDS encoding NADP-dependent isocitrate dehydrogenase, which produces MSKIKVANPVVELDGDEMTRIIWKFIKDKLILPYLDVEIKYFDLGMEHRDATNDQVTIDAANAIRETGVGIKCATITPDEARVKEFNLKQMWKSPNGTIRNILDGTVFREPIVMKNVPRLVPNWTAPICIGRHAFGDQYRATDFVTKGKGKLTIKFEGENGEVIEHEVYNFKGDGVALAMYNTDESIKGFARACFNQALMKKWPLYLSTKNTILKKYDGRFKDIFEEIYQQEFKTAFDAAGLTYEHRLIDDMVASALKWNGNFVWACKNYDGDVQSDTVAQGFGSLGLMTSTLVTPDGKTMEAEAAHGTVTRHYRDHQAGKPTSTNPIASIFAWTRGLEFRGKLDSNQELIDFCQALEQVCIETVESGKMTKDLAVCIHGNKVEHGKHYLYTEEFLEELDKALKTKLAK; this is translated from the coding sequence ATGTCAAAAATTAAAGTAGCTAATCCGGTGGTAGAACTGGATGGAGACGAGATGACACGGATCATCTGGAAATTCATTAAGGATAAACTGATACTTCCATATCTGGACGTAGAAATCAAATACTTTGACCTGGGTATGGAACATCGCGATGCTACCAACGACCAGGTTACTATTGATGCTGCTAACGCTATCCGCGAAACAGGCGTAGGTATTAAATGCGCCACCATCACCCCTGATGAAGCCCGCGTAAAAGAGTTTAACCTGAAACAAATGTGGAAATCACCGAACGGCACTATCCGTAACATCCTGGATGGTACTGTGTTCCGTGAGCCCATCGTGATGAAAAACGTGCCGCGCCTGGTTCCCAACTGGACCGCTCCTATCTGCATCGGCCGTCACGCTTTCGGTGACCAATACCGCGCTACCGACTTTGTTACCAAAGGCAAAGGCAAACTCACCATCAAATTTGAAGGTGAAAACGGCGAAGTAATCGAGCACGAAGTATACAACTTCAAAGGCGACGGCGTTGCGCTGGCGATGTACAACACCGACGAGTCTATCAAAGGCTTCGCACGCGCTTGTTTCAACCAGGCCCTGATGAAAAAATGGCCGCTGTACCTGAGCACCAAAAACACCATCCTGAAAAAATACGATGGTCGTTTCAAAGATATCTTCGAAGAAATCTATCAGCAGGAATTTAAAACTGCGTTCGATGCCGCCGGCCTCACTTACGAGCACCGCCTCATCGATGACATGGTGGCTTCTGCCCTGAAATGGAACGGTAACTTCGTATGGGCTTGCAAAAACTACGACGGCGACGTTCAGTCCGACACCGTAGCACAAGGCTTCGGCTCCCTCGGCCTCATGACTTCCACCCTCGTTACGCCTGATGGCAAAACGATGGAAGCAGAAGCGGCTCATGGTACCGTTACCCGCCACTACCGCGACCACCAGGCCGGTAAGCCTACCTCCACCAACCCTATCGCCTCCATCTTCGCATGGACCCGCGGTCTGGAATTCCGTGGCAAACTGGACAGCAACCAGGAACTGATCGACTTCTGCCAGGCGTTGGAACAGGTTTGTATCGAAACAGTGGAAAGCGGTAAAATGACCAAAGATCTCGCAGTTTGTATCCACGGCAACAAAGTGGAACACGGCAAACACTACCTCTACACAGAAGAATTCCTGGAAGAGCTGGATAAAGCCCTGAAGACAAAACTGGCTAAATAA
- the icd gene encoding NADP-dependent isocitrate dehydrogenase, with protein sequence MPAEKISMNNGLLQVPTHPIIPFIIGDGIGPDIWKASVRVFDAAVEKAYGSERKIEWKEVLAGEKAFQETGEWLPAATLDALKDYLVSIKGPLSTPVGGGMRSLNVAMRQELDLYACVRPVRWFNKVPSPVKHPEKVDMVIFRENTEDIYAGIEYMTGTPECEKLLNFLQNEMGVKKIRFPQTSSLGIKPVSIEGTERLVRAAILYALEHKRPSVTLVHKGNIMKFTEGGFKNWGYALAVREFGDQVYTWEQWEQTKKEQNEEAANKALKVALAEGKLLIKDVIADNFLQQILLAPQDYSVVATLNLNGDYISDALAAAVGGIGIAPGANINYLTGHAVFEATHGTAPRFANTNTMNPSSVILSGVMMLEYMGWKEAANIIVHGLSTAIARKRVTIDFYNLMDDATLVKTSEFADEVIKQMQH encoded by the coding sequence ATGCCGGCAGAAAAAATATCGATGAACAATGGCCTGTTACAGGTCCCTACCCACCCAATCATACCATTTATTATAGGCGACGGAATTGGTCCGGATATCTGGAAAGCCAGCGTCCGTGTATTCGACGCAGCTGTGGAAAAAGCCTATGGTAGTGAGCGGAAAATTGAATGGAAAGAAGTATTGGCAGGCGAAAAAGCCTTCCAGGAAACCGGCGAATGGTTGCCTGCTGCAACGCTGGATGCGTTGAAAGATTACCTGGTATCTATTAAAGGCCCCCTGTCTACCCCCGTGGGTGGCGGTATGCGTTCCCTGAACGTGGCCATGCGCCAGGAACTGGACCTCTACGCCTGCGTAAGGCCTGTACGCTGGTTCAACAAAGTACCTTCTCCGGTAAAACATCCCGAGAAAGTAGATATGGTGATCTTCCGTGAAAACACAGAAGACATCTATGCCGGCATCGAATATATGACGGGCACGCCTGAATGCGAGAAACTGCTCAACTTCCTGCAGAACGAAATGGGCGTGAAAAAAATCCGCTTCCCGCAAACTTCTTCCCTCGGCATCAAACCGGTGTCTATCGAAGGTACTGAAAGACTGGTACGCGCCGCCATCCTGTATGCGCTGGAGCACAAACGTCCTTCCGTTACCCTCGTACACAAAGGCAACATCATGAAATTCACCGAAGGCGGCTTCAAAAACTGGGGCTACGCACTGGCGGTAAGAGAATTTGGTGATCAGGTGTACACCTGGGAACAGTGGGAGCAAACCAAGAAAGAACAAAACGAAGAAGCTGCCAATAAAGCACTGAAAGTAGCGCTCGCAGAAGGTAAACTGCTGATCAAAGACGTGATCGCCGACAACTTCCTGCAACAGATACTGCTGGCTCCGCAGGACTACTCCGTAGTAGCCACGCTGAACCTGAACGGCGACTATATCTCCGACGCACTGGCTGCGGCGGTAGGTGGCATCGGTATCGCACCGGGCGCCAATATCAACTACCTCACCGGTCACGCGGTGTTTGAAGCCACACACGGTACTGCGCCCCGCTTCGCCAACACCAACACCATGAACCCGTCTTCCGTTATCCTCAGCGGGGTAATGATGCTCGAATACATGGGCTGGAAAGAAGCCGCCAACATCATCGTGCACGGCCTGAGCACTGCCATCGCCCGCAAACGCGTTACCATCGACTTCTACAATCTGATGGACGACGCCACCCTGGTAAAAACCAGCGAGTTCGCAGATGAAGTGATCAAACAAATGCAACACTAG
- a CDS encoding SGNH/GDSL hydrolase family protein, translating into MVPYSFLALGDSYTIGESVAETERFPMQTARLLRDKGVAMADPRIVAVTGWTTDELENGIREAGITGTFDLVTLLIGVNNQYRGRSLDEYREQFTRLLQQAVDFAGRRRGHVVVLSIPDWGLTPFAADRDRAAIAREIDAFNAVNKAVAATEGVHWLDITPYTREAAQDTSLVAADGLHPSGKDYARWAADLAALSAEILR; encoded by the coding sequence ATGGTCCCATATTCTTTCCTGGCGCTGGGTGACAGCTATACTATCGGTGAAAGCGTCGCGGAGACGGAGCGTTTCCCGATGCAGACGGCCCGGTTGCTCCGGGACAAAGGCGTCGCCATGGCCGATCCCCGGATCGTGGCCGTCACCGGCTGGACGACCGACGAGCTGGAGAATGGTATCCGGGAAGCAGGCATCACCGGCACTTTCGACCTGGTGACCCTGCTGATCGGGGTGAATAACCAGTACCGTGGCCGCAGCCTGGACGAATACCGGGAACAGTTTACCCGGTTGCTGCAGCAAGCCGTCGATTTCGCCGGTCGCCGGCGGGGGCATGTGGTGGTGCTGTCTATCCCCGACTGGGGCTTAACGCCTTTTGCGGCCGACCGCGACCGGGCCGCCATCGCCCGGGAGATAGATGCTTTTAATGCGGTCAATAAAGCCGTTGCGGCGACGGAAGGCGTACACTGGCTGGATATTACGCCCTATACCCGCGAAGCGGCACAGGATACGTCGCTGGTGGCGGCTGATGGCCTGCATCCTTCCGGAAAGGACTATGCCCGCTGGGCTGCAGACCTGGCCGCACTGTCTGCGGAGATACTGCGTTGA